A single window of Metallosphaera hakonensis JCM 8857 = DSM 7519 DNA harbors:
- a CDS encoding NAD-dependent epimerase/dehydratase family protein, with amino-acid sequence MLVVTGGAGYIGGHLVDRLVESGADVVVIDDLSYGKYVNSRAKFLKFDLRLGFPMIEECDTVYHLAANPDVRTSMENVEEHFERDVKVTLNTLEMARRSDCSYFIFFSSSTVYGEAKIPTSEREETNPISNYGLFKLMGEDMVKFYSLNYGISALSLRLANITGGRVSHGVVVDFVRKLMKDPNVLEILGNGKQRKSYLYIDELIAAVLLLREKFKGRYDFYNVGNRDWVTVEEIASIVEEEMGLKPVHKYLDNGDGRGWKGDVRLMLLDISKIEAVGWKPTLSSREVVRRATRDVLRLLGYAKT; translated from the coding sequence ATGTTAGTTGTTACAGGAGGAGCTGGGTATATAGGCGGACATCTTGTTGACAGACTGGTTGAATCGGGAGCAGACGTAGTGGTGATAGATGATCTATCCTATGGAAAATACGTTAATTCTAGAGCAAAGTTCTTGAAGTTTGACTTGCGTCTGGGCTTCCCTATGATAGAGGAGTGTGATACTGTGTATCATCTGGCAGCTAACCCAGATGTAAGAACATCAATGGAGAACGTAGAAGAGCATTTTGAGAGAGACGTCAAGGTCACACTTAATACATTAGAAATGGCTAGAAGGTCAGATTGTTCTTACTTCATATTCTTCTCCTCCTCAACGGTCTACGGAGAGGCCAAGATTCCTACAAGTGAAAGAGAAGAGACAAATCCTATTTCGAATTACGGTCTCTTCAAATTGATGGGAGAAGATATGGTCAAGTTCTACTCCTTAAACTACGGTATATCAGCGCTCTCGTTAAGGCTCGCTAACATCACGGGAGGCAGAGTATCCCACGGGGTAGTAGTTGACTTCGTGAGAAAACTCATGAAGGACCCTAACGTTCTAGAGATACTTGGAAACGGAAAACAGAGAAAGAGCTACCTATACATAGATGAGTTAATTGCTGCGGTTCTTCTCTTACGAGAGAAGTTTAAGGGGAGATATGATTTTTATAACGTGGGCAACAGGGATTGGGTTACTGTAGAGGAAATAGCTTCCATAGTTGAGGAAGAAATGGGCCTTAAGCCTGTCCATAAGTACTTGGATAATGGGGACGGAAGAGGATGGAAAGGGGACGTCAGACTAATGCTCCTTGACATCTCCAAAATAGAGGCAGTTGGATGGAAGCCCACTCTATCTTCAAGAGAAGTGGTACGGAGAGCTACGCGTGACGTATTAAGGTTGCTGGGATATGCTAAAACATAA
- a CDS encoding glycosyltransferase, giving the protein MLDDIVIGLSIIVSIWSVYNSGFAIYGLTWKPVESKSSSGPSFSLLVPARNEEPVLGRLLERLVNQEYDRSKYEIIVLEDGSTDGTLDVCKKYAEMYNIIKCMHLEKGQAVNGKSRALNYGLRISRGEIIGVFDADTVPRLDVLGYVAQKFLSNPNVGGVQGRLVPINVRESVITRLASLEELFSEYSVSGRARSGMFVPLEGTCSFVKREALEKVGGWNENVLTEDLDLSLKLTSLNYEILYSPSVQSWREVPTSFISLVKQRLRWYRGNFELSVRISRFKFTWKLIDAGMLVGTPIFMVLSLANYSLVFIYSYQIHLLLAAVVSFSSLMTFLLIVMISRKHMIESIYIFLSALYLNFTIALHLVSIIMELTGVRKEWVKTERSGNISVNIPRA; this is encoded by the coding sequence ATGCTTGATGATATTGTAATTGGTCTTAGCATCATAGTATCCATATGGAGCGTCTATAATTCAGGATTTGCGATATACGGATTAACCTGGAAACCAGTGGAATCAAAGTCCTCGTCGGGCCCCTCTTTTTCTCTTCTTGTACCGGCAAGAAACGAGGAACCGGTGTTGGGAAGGCTTCTGGAACGATTAGTGAACCAAGAGTATGATAGGTCAAAATATGAGATAATCGTATTGGAGGACGGCTCAACGGATGGTACTCTTGATGTTTGTAAAAAATACGCGGAGATGTATAATATAATCAAATGTATGCACCTAGAAAAAGGACAGGCCGTAAACGGGAAAAGTAGAGCTCTTAATTACGGGCTAAGAATTTCAAGGGGGGAGATAATTGGAGTTTTTGATGCCGATACGGTTCCCAGACTCGATGTCCTAGGTTACGTTGCTCAGAAGTTCCTTTCCAATCCTAATGTTGGAGGAGTTCAAGGAAGGCTGGTTCCCATAAATGTTAGGGAGTCTGTGATAACTAGGTTGGCCTCCTTAGAGGAACTCTTCAGCGAATACTCCGTATCAGGTAGGGCTAGGTCAGGCATGTTCGTACCGCTAGAAGGAACATGTAGTTTTGTGAAGAGAGAGGCTCTAGAGAAGGTAGGGGGATGGAACGAGAACGTTCTTACAGAGGATCTAGATCTCAGTCTCAAGCTTACAAGCCTAAATTACGAAATCCTTTATTCCCCTTCAGTACAAAGTTGGAGAGAAGTACCTACGTCCTTCATTTCACTAGTGAAGCAGAGGTTGAGATGGTATAGGGGTAACTTTGAGTTAAGTGTGAGGATTTCGAGGTTCAAGTTTACGTGGAAGTTAATTGATGCAGGTATGCTAGTTGGAACTCCTATTTTCATGGTGCTAAGTTTGGCCAATTATTCCCTCGTGTTCATCTATTCTTATCAGATTCATCTTCTCCTGGCTGCAGTCGTATCCTTCTCCTCACTGATGACTTTTCTACTTATAGTTATGATTTCTAGGAAGCATATGATAGAATCGATTTACATTTTCCTCTCGGCTTTATATCTTAACTTCACCATAGCCCTCCATTTGGTCTCGATTATTATGGAGTTAACCGGAGTCAGGAAAGAGTGGGTTAAGACTGAGAGGTCTGGAAACATATCAGTTAACATTCCGAGAGCATAG
- a CDS encoding N-acetyl-lysine deacetylase — MQLEKELLKQKGREVLEKLLNVYTPSGEEARALSTFEKISRDLNLELKVTGTNSFFLGEGDILLASHLDTIQGFISPSFRGEEVLGRGAVDAKGPLTSMILATWIINEMGCKVQVGALSDEENKSAGARELISTGRKYSHIIVGEPTNTTHIAVEYRGLLRIGVKCRGEQEHSSSSTRNLFLQYAPKVIEVSRLPSDYGTPSIVPTIVRSGDSLNVTPGDFYVHFDIRYPYGISERELLSKISEAFPECGVDVTETMAPVKVSPSTYSVKSLMRALIRQGLKPTLVRKGGTSDMNLLSSITTSIATYGPGESKLEHTDFERITLDEIYIATLTYVYALEELCSKH; from the coding sequence ATGCAACTAGAAAAGGAGTTGCTGAAACAGAAGGGAAGAGAAGTACTTGAGAAACTTTTGAACGTTTACACTCCATCTGGAGAAGAGGCAAGAGCTCTAAGCACGTTTGAAAAAATATCTAGAGACTTGAATTTAGAGTTGAAAGTCACGGGCACTAACTCCTTCTTCCTTGGAGAGGGAGACATACTTCTAGCCTCTCATTTGGACACGATTCAGGGCTTCATCTCTCCATCATTTAGGGGAGAGGAAGTTTTAGGAAGAGGAGCCGTGGATGCAAAGGGTCCACTCACTTCCATGATATTGGCAACTTGGATAATCAACGAAATGGGGTGCAAGGTTCAAGTAGGTGCCTTATCTGATGAGGAAAACAAAAGCGCCGGAGCTAGAGAATTGATTTCAACTGGAAGAAAATATTCCCATATAATAGTTGGAGAGCCCACTAATACAACGCATATAGCAGTGGAATATAGAGGGCTTCTGAGGATTGGCGTTAAGTGTAGAGGAGAGCAGGAACATTCTTCGTCCTCTACGAGAAACCTGTTTCTTCAATATGCTCCAAAGGTGATCGAGGTCTCAAGGTTGCCTTCAGACTACGGCACACCCAGCATAGTGCCTACAATAGTGAGGAGCGGAGACTCATTAAATGTGACTCCAGGGGATTTTTACGTTCATTTCGACATTAGGTACCCATATGGCATTTCCGAGAGAGAATTATTATCAAAAATATCTGAGGCTTTCCCCGAGTGCGGCGTTGATGTCACAGAAACTATGGCTCCAGTTAAGGTATCACCTTCAACATACTCAGTTAAGTCACTAATGCGTGCTCTGATTCGTCAGGGATTGAAGCCCACACTTGTTAGGAAGGGTGGCACCAGCGATATGAATCTCCTATCGTCCATAACAACTAGTATAGCGACTTATGGTCCAGGCGAATCTAAACTAGAGCATACAGACTTTGAAAGAATAACTCTTGATGAAATATATATAGCTACACTAACTTATGTCTATGCGCTAGAAGAATTATGCTCCAAACACTGA
- a CDS encoding 30S ribosomal protein S8e gives MGVYQGRDLRKITGGKKNKSRGKRKYEIGSQPTETKIYSEDIREMARVMGGNRKVRLTYASYANIININDGTAKKVKILEVLESPANREYARRGIIVKGSIIRTEMGRALVTSRPGQDGVINAILMQG, from the coding sequence ATGGGTGTATATCAAGGAAGAGATCTTAGGAAAATAACAGGTGGAAAGAAAAATAAGTCAAGGGGAAAAAGGAAATATGAAATAGGTAGCCAGCCTACCGAGACCAAAATTTACAGTGAAGATATAAGGGAAATGGCAAGAGTGATGGGTGGGAACAGGAAGGTGAGGTTAACGTATGCATCCTATGCCAACATTATCAATATCAATGACGGAACAGCCAAGAAGGTGAAAATTCTAGAGGTCTTAGAGAGCCCAGCCAATAGGGAGTACGCTAGAAGAGGAATAATTGTTAAGGGATCTATTATAAGAACTGAAATGGGCAGGGCTCTAGTTACTTCAAGGCCTGGTCAGGATGGAGTAATCAATGCGATACTGATGCAAGGATGA
- a CDS encoding ribokinase: MINVVGSYNVDMSFKLDRFPVPGETVFAQEVRLGHGGKGSNQAVSASRLGGRVKFVGAVGNDSHGERAISFLRKEKVDTSCVKVKNTHTGSAYILLNGGGETMIVVNRGANYELLPEDLDSCLDGDVLLTQLEIREDVVKMALSTFSGLRILNPAPAEINDPEIFNYVDILTPNDVEFKEISNSDDMIYSADILLKRVKKAIVVTMGERGSMIFTREKSVRIPTIKVDPVDTTGAGDVFNAALAVYLEKGYDLESAVVKANIIASISVTTYGALGPKPEEIKEKFPDISL, translated from the coding sequence ATGATTAATGTGGTGGGAAGCTATAACGTTGATATGTCCTTCAAGCTAGATCGCTTTCCAGTTCCGGGAGAGACAGTATTTGCGCAGGAGGTCAGATTGGGCCATGGAGGGAAGGGTTCAAATCAAGCGGTATCAGCCTCAAGGCTGGGAGGCAGAGTGAAGTTTGTGGGGGCGGTAGGTAACGATAGCCACGGAGAAAGAGCCATCAGTTTCTTACGGAAGGAGAAAGTGGACACGTCATGTGTCAAGGTAAAGAACACTCATACAGGATCCGCATACATATTGCTTAATGGTGGTGGAGAGACCATGATAGTGGTGAACAGGGGTGCAAATTACGAGCTATTACCGGAGGACTTGGATTCGTGTCTTGATGGTGACGTACTTTTAACTCAACTTGAGATAAGGGAGGACGTTGTGAAGATGGCTTTATCGACGTTTTCTGGGCTTCGTATACTTAATCCGGCTCCGGCAGAGATTAACGATCCTGAGATCTTCAATTATGTGGACATACTTACGCCTAACGATGTGGAATTTAAGGAGATAAGCAACTCTGACGATATGATCTATAGTGCCGATATTTTACTTAAGCGAGTCAAAAAGGCCATAGTAGTAACTATGGGAGAGAGAGGTTCAATGATCTTTACCAGGGAAAAGTCTGTGAGGATTCCAACAATTAAGGTTGACCCAGTGGACACTACCGGAGCTGGAGACGTATTTAACGCAGCTTTAGCCGTTTACCTAGAGAAAGGATACGATCTAGAAAGCGCAGTAGTAAAGGCAAACATTATAGCTTCGATATCAGTTACCACATATGGTGCTCTCGGACCGAAGCCAGAAGAAATCAAAGAAAAATTCCCCGATATCTCACTCTGA
- the thiD gene encoding bifunctional hydroxymethylpyrimidine kinase/phosphomethylpyrimidine kinase, whose amino-acid sequence MSTRPVAMTIAGSDSGGGAGIQADLKTFTSLGVFGVTVITALTSQNTRKVAKIIELPPDFIESQFDVIMEDFQVKYAKTGMLASSKVVEAVEKKVSQYRINLVLDPVMISKSGFPLVSEDTVREIMRLARKSMLITPNKFEAEKLTGFRIRTNEDVKTTALYLHKNLGVNVVVKGGKTLGGYDFAVIEGEELELKGDLINTENLHGSGDVFSAAITAFLSRGMKLKDALIQAKKVVSEAIKFSLSLGSGNGPVDPFSIIERKSKIEEARENLEKLVEFIEKNPCIVKKVLSHEEKMNIGYVTEYGDFATLAGGIVRYIDWIKVDGPIVVNWYTNLVAKALKLTGKRVGVSFSLTNELLNLVETGSLKISESGIYGDLLMIDGKVVLVAESLDELITKLEGLRK is encoded by the coding sequence ATGTCTACAAGACCTGTGGCCATGACCATAGCAGGTAGCGACTCGGGAGGGGGCGCGGGGATTCAGGCCGATCTCAAAACGTTCACTTCTTTGGGAGTATTTGGGGTAACTGTGATAACCGCATTGACTTCCCAGAACACTAGGAAGGTAGCCAAGATAATCGAGCTTCCCCCAGACTTCATCGAGTCTCAGTTCGACGTAATAATGGAAGACTTCCAAGTTAAATATGCTAAGACCGGTATGTTGGCCTCAAGCAAAGTAGTCGAGGCCGTAGAGAAGAAGGTATCCCAGTACAGAATTAATTTAGTTTTAGATCCCGTAATGATTTCGAAGAGTGGTTTTCCACTGGTTTCTGAGGATACTGTGAGAGAAATAATGAGATTGGCAAGGAAATCCATGCTAATTACACCTAACAAGTTTGAAGCTGAAAAACTAACAGGCTTCAGAATAAGAACAAATGAGGACGTCAAAACCACAGCTCTGTATTTGCACAAGAACCTTGGGGTAAACGTAGTTGTGAAGGGAGGAAAGACTTTAGGCGGATACGATTTCGCTGTCATTGAAGGCGAAGAGTTGGAATTAAAGGGGGACCTCATAAACACTGAAAATCTTCACGGTAGTGGAGACGTATTTTCGGCTGCCATCACAGCCTTCCTGAGCAGAGGAATGAAGCTTAAAGATGCGTTGATTCAGGCTAAGAAAGTTGTCTCCGAAGCCATTAAGTTCTCATTATCCTTGGGATCAGGAAACGGACCAGTGGATCCTTTCTCCATAATAGAAAGAAAATCGAAAATCGAGGAGGCAAGAGAAAATCTTGAGAAACTAGTTGAATTCATTGAGAAGAATCCCTGTATAGTAAAGAAAGTTTTATCCCATGAGGAAAAGATGAACATTGGTTACGTTACAGAGTACGGAGATTTTGCCACTTTGGCTGGGGGTATAGTCAGGTACATTGATTGGATCAAGGTAGATGGCCCCATAGTTGTAAATTGGTATACCAACCTTGTTGCGAAAGCCTTGAAATTAACTGGTAAGAGAGTAGGAGTCTCATTTTCACTAACTAACGAACTTCTAAACTTGGTTGAGACCGGTAGTCTCAAGATTTCTGAGAGCGGAATCTACGGTGACCTGCTAATGATTGATGGTAAGGTTGTCCTAGTTGCAGAGAGCCTAGATGAGCTGATAACTAAATTGGAGGGGTTAAGGAAATGA
- a CDS encoding zinc ribbon domain-containing protein produces the protein MKEHLVEAKILDYGKLRQIYSDITYFVSYYKTLEKAGVKTKPSPPPSLRDLNIIYTSPRLGPLKLLGNGPTYKLDKVGATVKVEMYGNPLYAIVDFSDGIRVFLAYAIDDPIVGIDLGIRHLFTVVAVIKDGKIYKSKYIGNSEIMETFTKYMGESQGLSYVREIKTKVRSTLKELMDFLVELNPKIVALEDLRLYDAKIGRGLKLIEDELEREFIERGIRFKRLDPRNTSKVCSQCGYKKGEVLGSLFVCPVCGYKVDRDFNAAYNLALKCYYTC, from the coding sequence ATGAAGGAACATTTAGTTGAGGCTAAAATACTTGATTATGGAAAACTAAGACAAATCTATAGTGATATCACATATTTCGTTTCATATTACAAGACCTTGGAAAAGGCAGGCGTAAAGACTAAACCGTCTCCTCCCCCCAGTTTGAGAGATCTGAACATAATATATACTAGCCCTAGACTTGGTCCTCTTAAGCTTCTTGGTAACGGTCCTACTTACAAACTGGATAAGGTAGGGGCTACGGTGAAGGTAGAAATGTATGGGAATCCCCTTTATGCCATAGTGGACTTCTCGGATGGAATACGGGTATTTCTTGCCTATGCCATAGATGATCCAATAGTGGGTATTGACCTAGGAATAAGGCATCTTTTTACCGTTGTGGCTGTAATAAAGGATGGAAAAATATATAAAAGTAAATATATTGGAAATAGCGAAATAATGGAGACATTTACGAAGTATATGGGTGAGTCTCAAGGCTTATCTTATGTTAGAGAGATAAAAACCAAGGTAAGGTCCACTTTGAAGGAGTTAATGGATTTTCTCGTAGAATTAAATCCAAAAATAGTGGCATTGGAAGACCTGAGGTTGTACGACGCAAAGATCGGTCGAGGTTTAAAGCTCATAGAAGATGAACTTGAAAGGGAGTTCATAGAAAGGGGAATTAGGTTCAAGAGGTTAGACCCAAGAAACACCTCTAAGGTTTGCTCTCAATGTGGCTACAAGAAGGGTGAAGTTCTGGGTTCACTTTTTGTTTGTCCTGTTTGTGGTTACAAGGTGGATAGAGACTTTAACGCCGCATATAACCTTGCACTAAAGTGTTACTATACATGCTAA
- the uppS gene encoding polyprenyl diphosphate synthase, with the protein MLQTLMRPLYPIYERILWRQIRNGPIPNHVGIIPDGNRRWARNNNFSVNEAYLVGYQKLRNVLIWLLDLGVNNVTVFALSTENCTKRSKTELDIVMGYIKRGIEELVTEAFVDKYRIKVRAIGKLEMVNDDLRNIVKKVMEVSSNYKERKLTLAICYGGRQEILDAVSRLIRDTGKRDISNITEEEFRKYFYDEELSDIDLVIRTSGEMRISNFLLWHLAYSELFFCEAYWPDFRRIDLWRAIRAYQRRKRRYGA; encoded by the coding sequence ATGCTCCAAACACTGATGAGGCCTCTCTATCCAATTTACGAAAGGATTCTATGGCGTCAAATCAGGAACGGGCCAATACCCAATCACGTTGGTATAATACCCGATGGAAATAGGAGGTGGGCTCGGAATAATAACTTCTCGGTTAACGAGGCCTATCTAGTGGGCTATCAAAAACTCAGGAATGTACTAATCTGGCTCTTAGATCTGGGCGTGAATAACGTCACTGTATTTGCACTATCCACGGAGAACTGTACAAAGAGATCTAAAACAGAACTTGACATAGTCATGGGCTACATTAAGAGGGGTATAGAGGAATTAGTTACTGAGGCTTTCGTAGATAAATATAGAATCAAAGTGAGGGCAATTGGTAAGTTAGAAATGGTCAATGATGACTTAAGGAACATCGTAAAGAAGGTTATGGAAGTGTCATCGAATTACAAGGAGAGAAAGCTCACCCTAGCTATATGTTACGGCGGGAGACAGGAAATACTTGATGCCGTATCTAGGTTAATAAGGGATACAGGTAAGAGGGATATCTCCAATATAACAGAGGAGGAATTTAGAAAGTACTTCTACGATGAGGAACTAAGCGATATAGATCTAGTAATAAGGACATCTGGTGAAATGAGGATAAGTAATTTTCTCCTCTGGCATTTGGCATATTCCGAACTGTTCTTCTGTGAGGCCTATTGGCCAGATTTTAGGAGAATAGACCTTTGGAGGGCAATCAGGGCTTATCAACGCAGAAAGAGGAGGTATGGAGCTTAA
- a CDS encoding MBL fold metallo-hydrolase, with the protein MKITFLGTGAGSTSGSRRFKSGILVEGKEGKLLLDFGSGVNMRVEDLNVYPDSAFFTHLHIDHFAGVFDHLVRRKIDGIGDLIIHSPPGFSDILLQFQRNNEISANLEESRRPEGKVGDLEVYSVEACHKIYAVSYVVTDGKRRILYTGDTSEPCEEVDKEAINVDLVIHEASCLEDCRKWGHTSVKEVIKMFKNPVLTHVPAQIEKEVEHVVGDKGLLAKDGLTIYV; encoded by the coding sequence ATGAAGATTACCTTCCTGGGAACTGGTGCGGGCAGTACCAGTGGGTCAAGGAGATTTAAGTCGGGTATTTTAGTTGAGGGAAAAGAGGGGAAACTGCTCTTAGATTTCGGATCTGGAGTTAACATGAGAGTAGAGGACTTGAATGTCTACCCGGACTCGGCCTTCTTTACGCATCTTCACATCGATCACTTCGCTGGTGTGTTCGACCACCTTGTTAGAAGGAAAATTGACGGGATTGGGGATTTAATCATTCACTCTCCGCCTGGATTCTCAGATATCCTATTGCAGTTTCAGAGGAATAACGAGATTAGTGCTAATTTGGAAGAATCGAGGCGTCCAGAAGGTAAGGTAGGAGACTTGGAGGTATATTCGGTTGAAGCATGTCACAAGATATATGCTGTAAGTTACGTTGTCACAGATGGTAAGAGGAGAATTTTATACACAGGAGACACGTCCGAACCTTGTGAGGAAGTAGACAAAGAGGCAATCAACGTCGATTTGGTGATTCATGAGGCAAGTTGCCTAGAAGATTGTAGGAAATGGGGACATACGTCAGTGAAGGAAGTGATAAAAATGTTTAAGAACCCTGTACTTACCCATGTCCCTGCGCAAATTGAGAAGGAAGTGGAACATGTAGTAGGTGACAAAGGGTTATTGGCCAAGGACGGGTTGACCATTTATGTGTAG
- a CDS encoding ATP-binding cassette domain-containing protein: protein MLVITHPNLSGKVELAEDEIVALLGKNGSGKTTLINSIMCDQGKIILDQRDFCSNRDYSVLSAVFQEPRSQILANTLEDELRIMSLYHQVNFEIGRKLMGKYFTHNFFKLSDGFKKRFVISSILSNSPRYVLLDEPLSNLDEAGIKLVTEIIPQGSLVAEHRTGHIMNLANKIYLISEGVVREIDRDKLSDPDFLRKNGLRGFKLESSGGNPGEEILDVNAGIRIKVREREVVCLVGPNGSGKTTTLKKLSGKIYAIFQNPDLQFFQETVEKEVKSPEAITTFGLDRIKDRNPFTLSTGEKMRTLIASAYASGHRVIGLDEPTTAMDGEGLLAFAKMVDMLREERRGLILATHDKDILPLCDKVISLGQT from the coding sequence TTGCTTGTCATTACTCATCCCAATCTCTCTGGTAAAGTAGAGCTAGCAGAGGATGAGATAGTTGCCTTGCTGGGTAAGAACGGAAGCGGTAAAACTACCTTAATAAACTCTATTATGTGCGATCAGGGTAAAATTATCTTGGATCAGAGGGATTTCTGTAGTAACCGAGACTACTCCGTCCTTTCCGCAGTGTTTCAAGAACCGAGATCCCAGATACTTGCGAATACTCTGGAGGACGAATTAAGGATTATGTCGCTTTATCATCAGGTGAACTTTGAGATAGGAAGAAAGTTAATGGGTAAGTATTTCACTCATAATTTCTTTAAGCTCTCTGACGGATTTAAAAAGAGATTTGTTATCTCTTCGATCCTCTCGAACTCTCCTAGATATGTTCTATTGGACGAACCGTTATCCAATCTAGACGAAGCAGGTATTAAACTCGTTACAGAAATCATCCCGCAAGGGAGCTTAGTCGCGGAGCATAGAACAGGCCACATCATGAATTTAGCCAACAAAATTTACCTAATATCTGAAGGTGTAGTCAGAGAGATTGATAGGGACAAACTAAGCGATCCTGATTTTCTCAGGAAGAACGGTTTGAGAGGTTTCAAACTGGAGTCCAGCGGGGGTAATCCAGGAGAAGAGATCTTGGATGTAAACGCAGGTATTAGAATAAAGGTGAGAGAGAGGGAGGTGGTCTGCTTAGTTGGGCCAAACGGATCAGGTAAAACTACGACCTTGAAGAAACTGTCTGGGAAGATATACGCAATTTTTCAGAATCCAGATCTGCAGTTCTTTCAAGAAACCGTTGAAAAGGAGGTTAAGAGCCCTGAGGCTATTACTACGTTTGGTTTGGACAGGATTAAGGATAGGAACCCGTTCACTCTCAGTACAGGAGAGAAGATGCGTACACTAATAGCCTCTGCATATGCATCGGGTCATAGGGTGATAGGTCTTGATGAACCCACTACGGCTATGGATGGTGAGGGACTATTGGCCTTTGCCAAGATGGTGGATATGCTCAGGGAAGAAAGGAGGGGACTAATATTGGCCACTCATGATAAAGACATTCTTCCCCTATGTGACAAAGTCATATCTTTAGGTCAAACTTAG
- a CDS encoding glutamine amidotransferase, which yields MALLYSIRGERLYGIIHARKSYRRFLQGVSHAHPYHMRSGPYDLFFAHNGSVSRTFFRNGELPYTDSYMILRDISEVMSNHTPREAYAIVMERIKEGSTSLNSALLAFSEGGGPELLVYYFYNRDNLREKEEYYKMYRWGSYIYSATVNHYLGYRGSEIKFGDVEQVS from the coding sequence GTGGCTCTGCTATACAGTATAAGGGGAGAGAGATTATATGGAATTATCCATGCTAGAAAGTCGTACAGGCGGTTTCTGCAAGGGGTTTCGCACGCTCACCCATATCATATGAGAAGCGGGCCGTATGACTTATTCTTTGCTCATAATGGGTCCGTGTCCAGGACCTTCTTTAGAAATGGGGAGCTTCCTTATACTGATAGTTATATGATTCTAAGGGACATATCTGAAGTAATGAGCAACCATACTCCCAGGGAAGCTTACGCGATTGTAATGGAGAGGATCAAGGAGGGGAGCACTAGTCTTAATTCTGCTCTTCTCGCCTTCAGCGAGGGCGGCGGTCCAGAACTCTTGGTATATTACTTCTATAATAGAGATAACTTGAGAGAAAAAGAAGAATATTATAAAATGTATAGATGGGGATCGTACATATACTCCGCTACTGTTAATCATTATTTAGGGTATAGAGGATCAGAAATCAAATTTGGAGATGTAGAACAAGTTAGTTAA
- a CDS encoding 4Fe-4S dicluster domain-containing protein: MGIDPNFRTSRQVTGDHSGHKVYAPADPPPVPKEKALGIHGTIVGVDFDLCLADGSCINACPVNVFQWYDTPGHPASEKKADPVNEQACIFCMACVNVCPVAAIDVKPP, from the coding sequence ATGGGAATAGACCCCAACTTCAGGACCTCTAGGCAAGTAACTGGGGACCATTCAGGGCACAAAGTCTATGCCCCAGCAGATCCACCACCAGTACCAAAGGAGAAAGCACTAGGAATTCATGGAACTATTGTCGGTGTAGATTTCGATCTATGTCTTGCAGATGGCTCGTGCATCAATGCGTGTCCTGTAAATGTATTCCAGTGGTATGATACGCCGGGACATCCGGCAAGTGAGAAGAAGGCAGATCCAGTTAATGAACAGGCGTGTATATTCTGTATGGCCTGCGTTAACGTGTGTCCAGTAGCCGCAATAGATGTGAAGCCACCATAA